Within Trichoderma atroviride chromosome 2, complete sequence, the genomic segment GCCGGCACAAAGCTTGATGGAAATCAGCTCAAGACATCAGGTGGTCGCGTGATTGCCATCAACTCTGTCGGAGATTCACTCAGAGCCGCAGTCGATGCCTCATATGCTGCTCTGGCGTCGAATGTCATTGACTTTGAGGGCAAGTTTTTCCGCAAGGATATTGCCCACCGTGCTTTCAGAGACACGAGCAAGGTTTCCATGACATATGCTCAGGCTGGTGTGGATATCCAGGCCGGCAATGACTTTGTggagaagatcaagaagGCTGTTGCCAGCACCAAAAGAGCCGGAGCCAGCGCCGAGATTggtggctttggaggcgaagTCGATCTTTCGCAGTGCGGATATCCGAACGCGCCCATCTTGGTTGGCGCCATTGACGGTGTTGGAACCAAGCTGATGATTGCGCAAGCCATGAAGAAGCACGACACTGTGGGTATCGACCTCGTTGCCATGAACGTCAACGACCTGGTTGTCCAGGGTGCTACCCCCTTGATGTTCCTCGACTACTACGGCTGCAGCAAGCTGGACCTTGCTTCCGCTGCTGACTTTGTGGAGGGCGTCGCCAACGGCTGCATCCAGGCCGGCTGTGCTTTGGTAGGCGGTGAGACCGCCGAAATGCCCGGCATGTACAAGGACGAGGATTACGACGCGGCTGGCTGCGCAGTGGGTGCTGTCACCGCCGGCAGCATGCTTCCCCGGAAGGATGCCATGGCCGAGGGTGACATTCTCTTGGGTCTCGGATCCAACGGTGTCCACTCCAACGGCTTCTCCCTCGTGCGAAGAATTGTGCAGGCTGCTGGCTTAGACTATTCCTCCCCTGCTCCTTGGGATTCTTCCAAGACCGTTGGAGAGTCCCTCTTGACACCCACCAAGATCTACGTCAAGAGCCTGCTGCCCGTTCTCGGCCAAATCAAGGGTCTCGCTCACATCACCGGAGGTGGACTGCTCGAGAACGTACCTCGCATGCTCCCCGATTCATTGGCAGCGGAGATTGCGTATGGCACTTGGGAAATGCCTCCCGTTTTCCAGTGGCTCAAGGCAGCTGGTAATGTCGCCCCGGCAGAGATGTGCCGAACATTCAACTCAGGTATCGGCATGGTGGTAGCCGTCGAGGCGAGTCAAGTTGACGCTGTGGTGTCGGCTCTGCGCAGTGGCGACGAGCGCGTGTACACAATTGGTAGACTGGTTCGTAGACAAGATGGCCAGGCAGGATGTGTTGTCCAGAATCTTGAGTCGTGGGCATAGAAGAGTTGGGGCTGGGGCAAGTTTTTTTGCGGGGAAGATGCATGATTCACCATCATGATTCACTCAccaatcgaagaagaaaacggaTTAAagcatatatataaaataccaGGATAAGTGGCACAGCGAGAGTGTTATTACAAAACGGATGGGACAGGAGGGTAGGGCGGGACGTTGATGTTAATCGCTGCACGCTTTGATTTGCTCTCAATTGATTTACAAAGactataaaatattatatgaAGCATCAAGAAGTTATGCTTTGATGACCAGCACCCGTCAATCATGAGAATCAGAGATGCCAGAGATGTCAGAGCATTGGCATCCATGGGTAAGCTTATAGCTCTGGTGCATGCACAAACAATGTCACTATTCACGGCGCAATAAGATCAGTGGCCGGCTATTGCGCCATCACATACCCGGGGACCGATCGGTTATCGGCGATGCGTCCGGCGACGCAGTAAGATTCTTATAAAGCAGTAATGCAATAAGCAGACAGAAGCGCATATGTTGGCATTGATGTGACGTTGACGTTGAGATAGGCATTATTACACACTGCATAGTTGACCAGGATATAGTGGCGAACACGATACCGGCGCAGCCGTCAAATCGGCAGACCGAGACAAGCTTTTGAACGGCAGGTACCGCGATTCGTGGCGTGAATTCTAGAAGAATTGGAgtttcttttgctctcttgGCTCACTTACAGTAATAACGCTGGACTATACGAAAAAGGGAAATTTGTTGAAACGGTCCACGGTGGCTTGGCTGCCCGGTTGGCGATTAGTCAAGGTGGCCTGATTGGGTAACTGAGCGCGAACAAGGCATTGCGACGACAAGGCACATGTCATTTCTGTCGCATCTGTCAGATCTGTAAGCGCTCATTCCTATGCTTACGAGTACTATCACCTATTCCTAGGTTTTGCCAATAACAGTAACAAGTTGAGTCGTCTCATTCCTGGTGGGAGTATTTGTTAGACATCTTAGTCGTCACACCTCTGTGCTTGTAAGCGCTTGAGCAAAGAAGCATCATCTCGAGGCACATGAAAAATTAATCaatattattaagaaaaCAATACCGCGGGGTTTCACGCTCAGCAGCCGATAGGCCAGGGCTGACGGCTATTAGCACTGCGACATGCGGAGGTGGGGAAGCCCGTTTCGTTACGAACATGCATGCCTGCATGAGTATGCATGGCGACAGACCAGGATCAGATTCCGATAACAAAGACTCCGAACTATGGGGGGAAACGCCGAGATGATCGTGATTGAGGCGATTGCGTGGCCCGAACCTCGACACAAAGGCTGTATTCCACCAGCAGAGCTTGGCCTGGATCAGCAGACGAGGATTGTATGATTCAAGTAACTACACATATAGTAAACGCAAGTTGAGTACGGAATAGTACTATATTAGACCATCTCGCTAGTAAGTAGAGTTGGTGGTTGAAGCTCCGATTCTCTCCGTTAGACCCTCCTGTATATCCGCTTCCAAAGCATCATCCACGGCCTATTTCTGGTGGCGCACTCGTTGCTTTGAAGTGCTGAGCTGTGGAAGACGCGCCCTATTTACAGGAGCACTGCCAAGTATGTAGGATCCATGACCCGGTCTCAAGATTACACGGCATTAGACGGCACGAGTCTCCAGATTATGCCTTTGGCTCGtccaaaaacaaagaaaacatGGGGAAGAGGAGTATTCGGACTTCCACTCTGGAGCCTCCGCGAGCGATTCCGCTGCTACTTCCCGCCGATCAGGAGATGCGTGGGACGATTTCTTACCTGGCGCCTGGAGAGATAAGACGGGGGCGCAACGGTGCGAGTGGATTCTCTTCGCTTCAGTGCAGTGTTGCTTCAGACTGCGTAATAGAAAGGCGTGAGACTGCAAGCTTGTGAGGCCGCGGTGGATTCCGAGATCCCGAATTCGGACATGGGCGCGCTAACAGGTTGTTCCCGGCCTGGCAAACTGGCAGCCTAACGCCTGCAAAAGCCCTGGACGAGCGGGCTTTCCCAAAAGAGCTATGAGGTGGGATAGCGCTCATTACGCAcgttttttaataatttttgatttttttttcctcttcgcgACCAGCTACGTGCTAGTAAAAGCCCCCATCCGAGACTCCGGCCGACTGTTTTATTAATTCGAGAGAACCTCCACTTTCGCGCCGCGCGAATCTCGACATCGCTTGCTTTCTAATTGACAacctgcagctcctcttATAGCCGTTTGCCCGCTGCCTGTTGGAAGTTGAACTTGAATCTCCAATATATCCTTCCAAGTTTTGTGAACAGCGTCTACCACTATAACACACTTCGACGACAACCCCGCCATCGTATCCTCGGCATCTAGCTTTTCGCTACTCTACTCTGCTCTCCTCTAGACACATAATCAACTCATCCAAACCAACCATGTATGCCACAAGAGTTCTTCGACAGGCTGCGGTCCACGCCGAGCGCACGCCTCTGATTCGATTCCTTGGACCCCGAACCATCCCTTGTAAGTGCATGCAACTCCATCGCCTTGTCTTGTTTCCATGTGAAAAATGAGGGACATTGCGTACTGACACCCCCTTCAGCTTCAATCGACCACACTCCCCAGCCTCACCCCGCCTCCCCCTCAGGCAAGCTCCCCGAGGACTTCACAGCCTACGGCCGCGGCGATGCTGCTTCCACTCACTCTTCCTTCGGCGCCTACCGTGACCACGCTCAGCAGCACGGCCCTCTCCAGAGGACCATTGGCTCTGATGCTGGCATCGGCGGCTCCTCTGGCCACAAGCTGGGCTCTGTTCTGGCCCCCAAGGGCGTTGCTTTCGACGTCTCCGAGCTCCCTGCCCGCTTCCGTCGCCAGCCTATCGACCTGAGCGAGATTGAGGCCATCGAGTCTGGCGGCGCTGCCATCCTTGGTTAAATGAAGCTGTGTGGCAGGTGGCCCAATGAGAACAAGACGAGAGTCCCAAGCGTATGATGTGATGGgacgagaggagaaaagaacTTTCTACATTGTTTTAATAACGACTTTCTACGACAAAACGGCGTAACTCGGCACTGATGCATGATTCAGAAGCGAGGTGTTGTGTACGATGATACTGAATATTGGGGAGATGACGTGTTTGGCAAGGGCCAGAGGGAACTGTCTGCTACTTTGAAGAAGTTATCAAAGATCAGGCTgagacgaggaggagattgctGCTTCACGTGtggtggctgctgggctCGATTTGCGCTGCAACTTATGTAGCTGACTGACTGTTTCTTCTTGTATCTGGGCTTCACGATTTTACAGCAAGGGGTTATCTACGCCAAGTAGATGCGACTGGTATCGCATCAGGCACCTCTTACTGGTTTCCTAAGCCAAAAAGCCTTGTTTTATCACCTTTTATCCCTCAACAACACGGTCGTCACAAAAAGCTGCTTCACTAGAGAGGTGGGCTAAGTGCCACAAGGCACGAATAGTTAGCCTTGTATTTACGCAAAAAGCCCCTTGATTAAATTTCAAAACTTGTACAAAAATCCACTGGAGACTGCTCAACTCTGTTTTAATCTGACATTGTATGTGTATCTGCGCGCGTGAATAATGCTTATTGAGAGATATTACGTACTATCGTAATTAGACCAGACGCTATCTCCTGGGCAGCAAATGTGGGACGTGAAACGACAACCATTTCTCTGCCTAGCTTTATTTGGTATGTTGACGAGAAGCCAGATTCGGGCTTTCTACTTTGGGGAGATTCCGAAGTGCATGCATGCCCTATGTACACCATATATACGGAGTATTActtactactagtagctgAGCACATCCGTATAGGAGCGATATCGTGAAAGTTCTAATTAAAGATTGTGATTGGCCTGGGGCTACAGTCCGGGGTGCATACAGTGCTTAACCCGAGACATTACTGTCAGACGCTCGACCATATCGCAGTGTTTATACAGTGCTAAGAGCACCCAACTGTCTAGCGCTGTGCTCTCTTTATCGGCTGCCCCACCTCACGATAATGACATCCAcgtcgtctccatcgcctcAATGACaggagcagctgaagctctcttcttcgccaactTCGCATTCCCATGGAGGCGTCACCGCTGActcgccagcctcagccagaGGTCTTTGTCCCCAAGATTGTCGAGCTCTACTCAACCCTTTTCAAGGTTTGCCCAGCGCCCCCCCTTTTATTCTGGCCGTCGTGTCAAAGCAAGACCATCTTAGCTAAATCAGCCTGTCGCCAAAGGTATTCTACTTTTCCGGCTCTGCAATGCGCCCGCGCTGATTCGAAGACGAACGCACtaggacgatgacgacggcgACAAATCGGAAGGCTTCTGGCGGGAGTTTTTCCTGCTGCGACCCGATCGGCCGACGCTGAGGAAGATATTAAACGATATCCACCCGGCCgacctgctgctcttggagGGGCGCACGAGGGAGCTCTTCAGCAAGGCGATTGCGGCggtcaaggatggcaagggCTCAGCTCCGTTGTATGCTCTTGATGTACGCTGCGCCACGGCATTTGATTCGAGATCCGATTCCCCAGACAAGGACGAACCGCTAACATCACACGTTGGACTGGATAGACCCTGAGCGTCTTCCTCGCATGCGTATTGACCAAGAAACACGCGCATCCGAGCTCCGACATCATAACTATACTGGCCGGCCTCGATCACGTTGACACGGTATTTACGGATTTTGTGAGCACTCTCGACGGGATTATACGGAATGGGACAAACTGTGTGTACACCTGTCAACAAGCTTGTGTTACAAGTGCTGTAAGCTGACGGATGGTGCGATGGAGTGGATCTGCGCCACAAGGCTATCgaggtgctgctggccgtcTCGGCGGGAGCATATCAGACGACGCTCTTGACGTACATGATACAGAGGGACTTGTTCCCGTCAATTATGAAGGTGCGTAGGGCGGCAACATTGAAAGCCAGGCGCCTGAGACTAGGAGTACCAACTAAATCTTCATATGCTTCTCATTCTAGTTTATCCAAAGCTCGGAGCAACCTGATCAAGACCTGGAACCTTTTATTCTGCTGGGGATACTTGCCAACTACAACAAGTTTGAATTCCAAAATCCGTACCAGCTACGGCTAAACGACTTTGTCAATGAAGCCGTCATTCAAAAGGTTGTTCGCTGCATCGGAAACGCATGCCAGACACTGCGATCTGATTATGTCGACATCCAAGAGGATCTCCCCGAGGGCTGGACGTTGAGCAGCACTTTGAACATGATTGGCTTGGGAGTCATTTCGCCTGGGCCAAAgcccgagaagaagccagtgTATGATGCTACAACGGCAAAGCAACTGTTTACAAAACTGTAAGTGATGACTAGCCCTCATTGGAGGCAGACTTCAACCAATATTGCGTCAGAAGTCTAACATTAACTTACCCCCAAGGCCCGGCCAAACTGCTGCTGTTCTCCTAGCAACATATGATTTCTCCCACGCAAATAAGCTGTTTTGCTTCCATCTCGTGACCCTGCCCAgcgaaaaagacaaagagcgCCCAATATCTAGCTTCCTATCACTCACCTCCTATCTTCTGCAACACTCTCACCTGTCGTCTCGAGCAACGTACTATTCGCATCTGAATCTGATGGTGCTCCGTCTTCTTATTGAAGACCCGGCCATTTGCAAGAAGATTTGTAGCGACGAATCCAAGACGCATGTACGGCTTTGTCGACAACGGCCACCGCACTTGCCCTTGGTAAAGGGAGATCGTGTTCTTGCAACGTGCGTCCTCGATACGATGCTAGATGGTATCAACCACAATTTGAAAAGACGGCTGGACGTCAGTCTATACGTTCTCTGCTTGGGTATCATGCTCCGAATCATTTCCTATCTTTCGCGGTCACGAACACGATTGGATTACCATTGGTCAGAGTTTTTCCGGTCTTTGCTATCGCTCATACGTTTCCTTAACACGTATGCCTCGGATTTGAAAGACTTGCAGCACATCGAAACCGTCCTCGACCACGTCGTCAATCTAGTCGCACTGTCATTATCCGCTGGTGAAGCCTTCCTACCGACTCCTGCCGCATACGACGATCTCTTCTACAAGGTGTTCGAATCAGGCGAAGTCCTCACATCctttaaagaaaattatcgTCTGGGGAACCGCAACAGCAACTCAATCGATACGCTCATCAACGTCAGCGCTCACTACAAACAGATATTGACCGAGAGAGGCTCttcggagaagaagctgccggcCAACCTGACGACGCACCAGGTGGCTGAGGTCATCAAGCAGGGCTACGAGACGCTGAGCATCCAGGCAAAGGAAGGtctggatggatgggagcGATACCGAGAGGCGGACGAGAAGATTTTGTTGAAAAAGCTAGGGAGGACGGCTGTTGGCGATGTGATGAGTATGGTGGAGCGACAAAATTACTAAGCCTGACTTTTGCTTCCTGATTAGTATATAAAACATTTTCTTTGCCCCTTTTGTTCTTGAGCTACTAGTTGTTTTAATCTTCTACTAGCGgtttttaatctttaatcatggccatgtttctcttttgcgGTGTGTTGACAACCTTTTGCTGACGGACGTTGATCATGTCTCAGACAAGCAGCAGTGCTCGTAGTATAAAGCGTCAACCTGCACTCCCCACAAGCACTTATTCACACAcatttcctctcctctcctctctttcgtgcttctccatcatctgccaAAAAGTACCAAGACTAGTCATAGTCAAAACCACGCCCTAAACTTTCAAGACTCAAAATCCAGTCCTCCTGACACGTTTTTGTTTACTCAGCGCCCGCCAAAAGTCTCCACCACAAAAAGGCCCTCTCGTGTTGTGTTCCGATCTAGATTACGGaatataaaaagaacagaTTATGTATGCGAAATACATACGTACATATATCCATCGTAGCAAGCCCCTGCTGTAGCTTATTCCTGTTCAtatcgtttttttttttttttttttgcggctgTCGTCCTAGACTTCCTCATTTGCGATGCGTCCGCGTGGAGAGGCTAGTGGATTCCCCCTTGTAGGTAAGTTTGCCTATAAGAAATTCCCAATGTTGAGAAATGAAATCAGCAGCTCAATCGTTTCAGCCTCTTTGGCCCTCAACTCCTTTCACACAATCTATTTTCTCTCCATGTCTATATCTATACTACTTTTTGCATTTCCCCTAATTTTTCCAACCtccctttcttcatcatcttttcttcttcactctctCCCCAGCTCGTATATTCCCCCCGGCTCGATTCCCAGCTCTCTCCACACCGACCAAGACCCCACGCCACTCCGATTACAACCCGCGGTCCGCCCATAGGGCGCAGGTTACGTCGTCCCGCTATTGCCGCTTCCATGCCACTGCGGTTGCGGTGTGTCATGGGGGAAACGATCCATCCAAACAAGTCCATGTCAAAAAAGTTTAGGGCGCGCGCCTTAACGACATGTTAAATATTTTCGCAGGCCCCCCCGTTCCCGCCGTCCATCGGGGTTTTCGATGAGatgaaaataaaacaagaaaaagatagGTAGATTGTCTGTACCCATatattttcttctgctttttttcaGACCTTAATCTTTGcaagaaatgagaagaggtaagagaaaaaaagtaagaaaacATGCACACAATCCTTGCCGCTCTCCTAGTCTCTCTCATTCTCAAAAAATGCAAACGAAAAGGGACAAGAAGGAAATGAAGacttctttcttcatttcGCCATCATATTCAACTCCCTTCTCAAAACTTCTAGTCTTTCTCTCGTCTTACGTTGCATTctttctgcagctcctcttACCTGATCCAAACTGTCAACAGATTTCCATATGCCATGTCAATAACATTCTCACGATTCTCATGTCCCGATGAGACCGCTACGAACTCGACATCGATACAGCACCGTTGTTCGTCTCAAACTTTCCAGCTCTTTTTCGTCCTGACTCTGGCGACTTCATTCGTtgccaacaagcagcagaCATTTGACCAAGATGCACCGCGAAATGTCAGCAACCAAAAACATCGAGACGTCGTCGAGCAATAGTCACAGTGCTGTTGCTGAACCAGTTTATGTCGATAT encodes:
- a CDS encoding uncharacterized protein (EggNog:ENOG41~TransMembrane:1 (o430-448i)), producing MEASPLTRQPQPEVFVPKIVELYSTLFKDDDDGDKSEGFWREFFLLRPDRPTLRKILNDIHPADLLLLEGRTRELFSKAIAAVKDGKGSAPLYALDTLSVFLACVLTKKHAHPSSDIITILAGLDHVDTVFTDFVSTLDGIIRNGTNLDLRHKAIEVLLAVSAGAYQTTLLTYMIQRDLFPSIMKFIQSSEQPDQDLEPFILLGILANYNKFEFQNPYQLRLNDFVNEAVIQKVVRCIGNACQTLRSDYVDIQEDLPEGWTLSSTLNMIGLGVISPGPKPEKKPVYDATTAKQLFTKLPGQTAAVLLATYDFSHANKLFCFHLVTLPSEKDKERPISSFLSLTSYLLQHSHLSSRATYYSHLNLMVLRLLIEDPAICKKICSDESKTHVRLCRQRPPHLPLVKGDRVLATCVLDTMLDGINHNLKRRLDVSLYVLCLGIMLRIISYLSRSRTRLDYHWSEFFRSLLSLIRFLNTYASDLKDLQHIETVLDHVVNLVALSLSAGEAFLPTPAAYDDLFYKVFESGEVLTSFKENYRLGNRNSNSIDTLINVSAHYKQILTERGSSEKKLPANLTTHQVAEVIKQGYETLSIQAKEGLDGWERYREADEKILLKKLGRTAVGDVMSMVERQNY
- a CDS encoding uncharacterized protein (TransMembrane:1 (o44-63i)), whose protein sequence is MRPRGEASGFPLVGKFAYKKFPMLRNEISSSIVSASLALNSFHTIYFLSMSISILLFAFPLIFPTSLSSSSFLLHSLPSSYIPPGSIPSSLHTDQDPTPLRLQPAVRP
- a CDS encoding uncharacterized protein (EggNog:ENOG41~TransMembrane:1 (o163-181i)), producing MIGLGVISPGPKPEKKPVYDATTAKQLFTKLPGQTAAVLLATYDFSHANKLFCFHLVTLPSEKDKERPISSFLSLTSYLLQHSHLSSRATYYSHLNLMVLRLLIEDPAICKKICSDESKTHVRLCRQRPPHLPLVKGDRVLATCVLDTMLDGINHNLKRRLDVSLYVLCLGIMLRIISYLSRSRTRLDYHWSEFFRSLLSLIRFLNTYASDLKDLQHIETVLDHVVNLVALSLSAGEAFLPTPAAYDDLFYKVFESGEVLTSFKENYRLGNRNSNSIDTLINVSAHYKQILTERGSSEKKLPANLTTHQVAEVIKQGYETLSIQAKEGLDGWERYREADEKILLKKLGRTAVGDVMSMVERQNY